The following is a genomic window from Lysinibacillus sp. G4S2.
ATATCACCGTTAATGTCGGCTGCTGATCTGTTTGTTTTATCCTCCTCAGGTGAGGGGTTACCAAATGTATTAGTGGAGGCATTAGCGAGTGGAACGTGCTGTATCACGACAGATGTTGGTGATTGTAAATATTTAGTGGGAGAATTCGGTGAGACAGTCACTGCAAAGGATGCTAATGCGTTATCTCAAGCCATGAATAAAGCATTAAATTATAGTTCAAAGCAATATGCTGAAAAGGCAAGGCTTGGTAGAGAGCACGTACTAGCTAATTTCAATATTAAACAGGTAATAGAGCAATATCAGTCTTTGTATCCAATGGTGTTGCCTAAAAATATATATGAAAGAAATTAAAATTGCAGCAGTTCTTTCATATATAACAATCGGTTGTACGATTATTTCTTCCATAATATTTACGCCGATAATCATCTCGAAACTTGGTCAAGAAGAGTACGGTTTATATTCACTTATGATTGTACTTGTTGGTTACCTTTCCATTTTAGATCTAGGGTTAGGCAACGCCATTGTGCGCTATATTTCTAGAAACAGAGCGACGGATGATAAAGCGTTAGAAGCGTCGTTAAATGGTTTTTTTCTAAAACTATTTATAGGCATTGGCTTCATTACATTATTTATTGGCTTTCTTTTATTTTCACAAGTGGACGTTATTTTTGGAAAAAGCCTGACTGTTGAGCAGCTAGATAAAGCCAAGATAATGGGCTATATTATGACAATAAGCTTGGCTGCGCAATTTCCACTAAGCGTATTTTCCTCCATATTACAAGCTTATGAAAAATTTATTTTTATTAAATTAACAGCATTACTACAGGTCATCATACAGCCTCTAACGATGTTGTTTTTTCTTTTACAGGGTACAAATGCTGTTACATTGATTTATATTGTAGCCATCTACAATGCGCTTTTTTTACTAATTGATGCGCTATTTTGTCTGAAAGTATTAGCTATTAAATTTACGTTTAAAATGAATAATCGAGCATTTATAAAGGAAATCTTTGTCTATGCCATTTTTATTTTTATTACGGTTATTGTCGATAAAATTTATTGGCAAACGGATCAAATTCTTTTAGGTATATTAAAAGGAACTGAAGATGTGGCAATTTATGCAGTTGCTATTCAAATTGTCTTAATTTTTATGTCACTGGCATTGGCGATTAGCGGTTTATTTTTGCCTCGAATCTCTATATTAGTGACACAAGAAGATGGGTTAGTGCACATTAATAAATTATTTATAAAAGTAGGATCCATGCAGTTTTTAGTAGTTGGCTATATTTTGGGAGGCTTTTTTCTTTTTGGAAAAGAATTTTTAACGCTATGGTTAGGAAAAGATTTTATAGCCGTTTATTATATTGTGTTAATTATTATGATGCCTTTCATAATTGATCTCATACAAAATATGGGATTAAGTGTGTTAAAGGCGAAAAATTTGTTTAAATTTAGAACGATTCTATTAATAAGTGTAGCGGTAGGAAATATTTTTATTTCGATTCCTGCTATTTATTATTATGGAAAAATTGGTACAGCGATTGTCACAGCGTGTTCTTTGTTTATTGGGAATGTAGTAATCATGAATATTTATTATCATAAGAAAATAAAATTAGATATTTATAGCTTTTGGAAGGCGATAGGAAGATTAGCTATTCCCTTTGGACTTTCCATCAGTCTTATAAAGCTTTTGTGGCTAGTGACAAATCCGACAATTACTTGGTTTTCAATCGTTCTATATATTTTTTTCTATAGTGTAATTGTAGGCGTTAGCCTTTTATGTATAGGCTTGAAAAAAGAAACGAGAAAAAGGTGGCTTGAGCAGCTAAAAGTCACTACTTTAAATAAGGGAGGTGCAAAATTTTGGAACCCCAAATCTTAGTAAGTGTCATCCTTCCTGTTTATAATGCAGAAAAATATTTAGAGAAATGTTTAACTAGCATATGTCACCAAACGTTAAAAAACATTGAAATTATTGCTATTAATGATGGTAGTTGTGATCAATCAATGATGATTTTACAAAAATTTGCTAAAGCAGATGCACGAATCACTGTTTTTGATATACCAAATGGAGGTGTAAGTAAAGCACGGAATTTAGGCATTGCGCATGCAAATGGTCAATATGTAACCTTTGTTGATGCAGATGATTGGATTGAGTTAACAATGCTCCAAGAATTGTATCTTGCTTGTAGATTAACGGGATCGAATATTGCAAAGTGTGATTTATATTGGCAGGAGAAGACTGGTAGTAGGCAATTGAGTTATTCATCTCAGGCTTATTGTACTTATAGTGCAGTAGAATGTTTAAATCAGTTATTTTCTGAAATAGGAGAAAGGCATTTTGGCTTTGCTAGCTGTAAATTATATTTAAAATCTTTTCTAGATAAATATGCTTTACGATTTGATGAAGATATGAGTTTTGCAGAGGATACAGTTTTTATGACGAGAGCTGTCATAAAAAATCAAGCCATTTGTTATGTTCCGAAGCAGTTATATTACTATAATGTCGGAAACGAAAACTCATTAACAAGA
Proteins encoded in this region:
- a CDS encoding oligosaccharide flippase family protein; its protein translation is MKEIKIAAVLSYITIGCTIISSIIFTPIIISKLGQEEYGLYSLMIVLVGYLSILDLGLGNAIVRYISRNRATDDKALEASLNGFFLKLFIGIGFITLFIGFLLFSQVDVIFGKSLTVEQLDKAKIMGYIMTISLAAQFPLSVFSSILQAYEKFIFIKLTALLQVIIQPLTMLFFLLQGTNAVTLIYIVAIYNALFLLIDALFCLKVLAIKFTFKMNNRAFIKEIFVYAIFIFITVIVDKIYWQTDQILLGILKGTEDVAIYAVAIQIVLIFMSLALAISGLFLPRISILVTQEDGLVHINKLFIKVGSMQFLVVGYILGGFFLFGKEFLTLWLGKDFIAVYYIVLIIMMPFIIDLIQNMGLSVLKAKNLFKFRTILLISVAVGNIFISIPAIYYYGKIGTAIVTACSLFIGNVVIMNIYYHKKIKLDIYSFWKAIGRLAIPFGLSISLIKLLWLVTNPTITWFSIVLYIFFYSVIVGVSLLCIGLKKETRKRWLEQLKVTTLNKGGAKFWNPKS
- a CDS encoding glycosyltransferase, translated to MEPQILVSVILPVYNAEKYLEKCLTSICHQTLKNIEIIAINDGSCDQSMMILQKFAKADARITVFDIPNGGVSKARNLGIAHANGQYVTFVDADDWIELTMLQELYLACRLTGSNIAKCDLYWQEKTGSRQLSYSSQAYCTYSAVECLNQLFSEIGERHFGFASCKLYLKSFLDKYALRFDEDMSFAEDTVFMTRAVIKNQAICYVPKQLYYYNVGNENSLTRGSIVNLRQKYDVLYERLKKELEIGKVYNEVKNSFLNYQFEGLLVIVHQIQTNRVRRDIKVEIQSFLKKYPDLLKVKLINRDVKQLLFFRLVKMNWLNLSSTIIYVNLKKNKII